The Halomicronema hongdechloris C2206 genome includes a window with the following:
- a CDS encoding TldD/PmbA family protein, giving the protein MKSGESWDTLAEALLLLAKRSGAEAAEVFQSRSLSRPVFFEANRLKQLESSQSEGTALRVWRQGRPGLVVAYGEIEPQVLVDKALGLSRLNPPETLELTPGKHTRYADMGQPVSVEQLIGWGQQAIALVRQEYPEVLCEAELDCEVETTRLVNSLGLDCSYSDTTLSGSLSAEWVRGEDFLSVGDGQIRRNSLDPVHLAQQILQRLHWAQRNVAPPLGRVPILFTAKAADVLWGTMQAALSGKRVIEQSSPWCDRIGEQVTSPLLTLSQDPEAGPFSCPFDDEGTPTQPLIFLDQGVLRLFYTDRTVGRELGGGSTGNGFRPSLGSYPTPGLFNTLIRPGMRSLPDLMASLDHGLVIDQILGSGGGISGEISINVDLGYRVHQGEILGRVKDTMVAGNIYTALKHIQALGADAAWNGACYTPSVVVAGLSTTGGGLAAA; this is encoded by the coding sequence ATGAAGTCTGGTGAGTCATGGGACACGTTAGCAGAGGCCTTGCTGCTGCTAGCGAAGCGATCAGGGGCAGAAGCGGCTGAGGTGTTTCAGTCTCGCTCTCTGTCACGGCCAGTGTTTTTCGAGGCCAACCGGTTGAAGCAACTGGAAAGTTCTCAGAGTGAGGGCACGGCCCTACGGGTATGGCGGCAGGGACGACCGGGGTTGGTGGTGGCCTATGGGGAGATTGAGCCCCAAGTCCTGGTGGATAAGGCCCTGGGCTTAAGTCGGTTGAATCCCCCTGAGACCCTCGAACTGACACCAGGTAAGCATACCCGCTATGCCGATATGGGGCAGCCAGTCTCGGTGGAGCAGTTGATCGGCTGGGGCCAGCAGGCCATTGCTCTGGTGCGGCAGGAGTATCCGGAGGTGCTGTGTGAGGCGGAGTTGGATTGCGAGGTTGAAACGACTCGCCTAGTCAATTCCCTCGGCTTAGATTGCAGCTACAGCGATACCACCCTGAGCGGCTCGCTCTCGGCGGAATGGGTGCGGGGCGAGGACTTCCTCTCGGTGGGGGATGGCCAAATCCGGCGCAATAGCTTAGATCCGGTTCACCTAGCCCAGCAAATTTTACAGCGACTGCACTGGGCCCAGCGCAATGTGGCGCCTCCCCTAGGACGAGTGCCGATTTTGTTTACGGCCAAGGCGGCTGATGTGCTCTGGGGCACGATGCAGGCAGCCCTGAGCGGTAAGCGGGTGATTGAGCAATCGTCTCCCTGGTGCGATCGCATCGGTGAACAGGTGACCTCGCCCCTGCTCACCCTGAGCCAAGACCCCGAGGCCGGTCCCTTTAGCTGTCCCTTCGACGATGAAGGCACCCCTACCCAGCCCTTGATATTTCTAGACCAGGGGGTACTGCGCCTGTTTTATACCGATCGCACCGTCGGGCGAGAACTAGGCGGTGGCTCCACCGGCAACGGCTTTCGCCCGAGCTTGGGCAGTTATCCCACCCCAGGCTTATTCAATACGCTGATCCGTCCCGGGATGCGATCGCTGCCCGACTTAATGGCCAGCCTGGACCACGGCCTGGTCATCGATCAGATCCTGGGCAGCGGCGGTGGCATTTCTGGGGAGATATCCATCAATGTAGATTTAGGCTATCGGGTGCATCAGGGCGAAATTCTAGGGCGAGTCAAAGACACGATGGTGGCTGGGAACATCTACACCGCCCTGAAACACATTCAAGCCCTGGGGGCCGATGCCGCCTGGAACGGAGCCTGTTATACCCCCTCGGTGGTGGTTGCCGGGCTCTCGACCACAGGCGGTGGGCTAGCGGCTGCCTAG
- a CDS encoding glycosyltransferase, which yields MNSKRVALFLSYLGGGGAERVMLNLAKGFLDSGLQVDLILAKAWGPHLWKVPSGVTLVDLGASRPLLSLPNLVRYLGREQPAALIAAMHYANELAIVAKRLARVDTPIIVTEHNTLSRSLTRTKGMKQRLIPLAVRHLYPLADKVVAVSQGARHDLEQLGRLSPDQLHAIYNPVITPDLEGKATEAVEHPWLQPGQWPVILGVGKLEPQKDFPTLIRAFAQVRSHRPCRLAILGWGPGQEALQALIDDLGIAADAALLGYVENPYAYMARAQAFVLSSAWEGLPTVLIEAMALGLPVISTDCKSGPDEILKGGQYGPLVPVGDSDAIAEAIDAVLDGNHPTVDQSWLEQFKLQGATQNYLKLFAH from the coding sequence ATGAACTCGAAGAGAGTCGCCCTATTTCTCAGCTATCTCGGCGGGGGCGGGGCTGAGCGGGTGATGCTGAACTTGGCTAAGGGGTTCTTAGACAGTGGCCTACAGGTTGACCTGATATTAGCCAAGGCTTGGGGCCCCCATTTGTGGAAGGTTCCCTCTGGGGTGACCCTCGTCGATTTAGGGGCCTCTCGACCTCTCCTGAGTTTGCCGAATTTGGTCCGGTATTTAGGCCGCGAACAGCCAGCGGCCTTGATTGCCGCCATGCACTACGCCAATGAATTGGCCATTGTGGCCAAGCGACTGGCCCGAGTTGACACCCCCATCATCGTCACTGAGCACAATACCCTGTCCCGCTCTCTGACCCGCACCAAAGGCATGAAGCAGCGACTCATTCCCTTGGCGGTCCGACATTTATATCCCCTGGCCGATAAGGTGGTGGCTGTCTCCCAGGGGGCCCGCCACGATTTAGAGCAGCTGGGCCGTCTGTCGCCAGATCAGCTGCATGCTATTTATAATCCCGTGATTACTCCGGATCTAGAGGGGAAGGCTACCGAAGCGGTAGAGCATCCCTGGTTGCAGCCAGGGCAGTGGCCAGTGATCCTCGGGGTGGGGAAGCTGGAGCCCCAGAAAGATTTTCCCACCCTGATTCGCGCCTTTGCTCAGGTGCGATCGCATCGTCCCTGCCGCTTAGCCATCTTGGGCTGGGGACCAGGACAAGAGGCCCTACAAGCCTTGATCGATGACTTGGGCATCGCAGCCGACGCCGCCCTACTGGGCTACGTAGAAAATCCCTATGCCTACATGGCCCGGGCCCAGGCCTTCGTGCTGTCCTCCGCCTGGGAAGGACTGCCCACCGTCTTAATCGAAGCCATGGCCCTAGGGCTGCCGGTCATTTCCACCGACTGCAAGAGCGGCCCCGACGAAATTCTCAAGGGGGGACAGTACGGTCCCCTAGTTCCGGTGGGGGATAGCGATGCCATTGCCGAAGCCATTGACGCCGTTCTAGATGGCAACCATCCCACCGTCGATCAGAGCTGGCTAGAGCAGTTTAAATTACAGGGCGCCACCCAAAACTATTTGAAGCTATTTGCTCACTGA
- a CDS encoding DUF2267 domain-containing protein, whose protein sequence is MTSANISDTERTFLEKVMQRANLPDIYDARDLTFVVFRTMRDMMTTEASERIQASFDNQEIANLWKDDNPIVSFLSKLRPPLEIDADTFLRRVQQEGSVPQGANTESVIIAVFSAAREELPAERSQEIAGILPEGLRVLWEQV, encoded by the coding sequence ATGACCTCCGCCAACATTAGCGATACCGAAAGAACCTTTCTGGAAAAGGTGATGCAGCGGGCTAACTTACCCGATATTTATGACGCTCGAGATCTCACCTTCGTCGTCTTTCGAACCATGCGGGACATGATGACCACAGAGGCCTCGGAGCGCATCCAAGCATCCTTCGATAATCAAGAAATTGCCAATCTCTGGAAGGATGACAACCCCATCGTGTCCTTTCTCAGTAAGCTGCGACCTCCCCTAGAGATCGACGCAGATACCTTCCTGCGCCGGGTACAGCAAGAAGGCAGTGTACCGCAAGGGGCCAATACAGAGTCGGTGATCATCGCGGTGTTTTCTGCCGCCAGAGAAGAGCTGCCAGCCGAGAGAAGTCAAGAAATTGCTGGCATTTTACCCGAGGGATTGCGGGTCCTGTGGGAGCAGGTCTAG
- a CDS encoding DUF2752 domain-containing protein: MTLRSLSHSPHWQRLALLGGASIPLVGAWLFNHNILAYPWDNCLFQQVFGTISPSCGLTRSFQAIARGDLATACSYHLFGPILFIICLYLWGRALTELLCKPASTLLSIAPLNNRYLLVGLGASFIGYYAMRLYSRLDADWLPQGLTENPIWQFLTSAVPVL; this comes from the coding sequence ATGACCCTACGGTCTCTGAGTCACTCTCCCCACTGGCAACGACTCGCCCTGCTGGGGGGAGCATCGATACCCCTAGTGGGGGCGTGGTTATTTAACCACAATATCCTTGCCTATCCCTGGGACAATTGCCTCTTCCAGCAGGTGTTTGGCACCATCAGCCCCTCCTGCGGCTTGACGCGCTCCTTTCAGGCCATTGCCCGCGGAGACTTGGCAACGGCCTGCAGCTACCACCTATTCGGGCCGATTTTATTCATCATCTGTCTGTATCTCTGGGGACGAGCGCTGACAGAACTGCTCTGTAAGCCAGCCTCAACCCTCCTATCGATTGCTCCACTGAATAATCGCTATCTGCTGGTGGGCTTAGGCGCTAGTTTTATTGGGTACTATGCCATGCGGCTGTATAGTCGCCTGGATGCTGACTGGCTACCCCAGGGGCTCACAGAGAATCCTATCTGGCAATTTTTAACATCAGCGGTCCCTGTACTCTGA
- a CDS encoding TM2 domain-containing protein: MTNQNPNSEVSNKKILVGVCGILLGSLGIHKFILGYTTEGIIMLVVSLVGMALSCLVVPAVAPVAMGVIGLVEGILYLTKTDEEFYATYMAGKKAWF; this comes from the coding sequence ATGACTAATCAAAATCCGAATTCGGAGGTCTCTAACAAGAAGATCTTGGTCGGTGTTTGTGGAATTCTGCTGGGGTCTCTCGGTATTCACAAGTTTATTCTCGGCTACACCACCGAAGGGATTATTATGCTAGTGGTTTCCCTGGTGGGGATGGCGTTATCCTGCTTAGTTGTCCCAGCAGTTGCCCCAGTGGCGATGGGGGTCATTGGTTTGGTGGAGGGAATTCTCTACCTCACCAAGACCGACGAAGAGTTCTATGCCACCTATATGGCAGGGAAAAAAGCCTGGTTTTAG
- a CDS encoding TM2 domain-containing protein: MTSSGSGSADRKIAAGIIAILLGSLGIHKFILGYTTEGIIMLLVSLLTCGVGGTVMWVIGIVEGVIYLTKTDDEFVATYIVNKKGWF, translated from the coding sequence ATGACAAGTTCCGGTTCTGGTAGCGCTGACCGCAAAATTGCGGCAGGAATCATTGCGATTCTGTTGGGCTCCCTAGGTATTCACAAGTTCATCCTGGGCTATACCACCGAAGGCATTATCATGCTATTGGTGTCATTACTCACCTGTGGTGTTGGCGGCACCGTCATGTGGGTGATTGGCATTGTAGAAGGTGTTATCTACCTCACTAAAACCGACGACGAATTTGTCGCAACCTACATTGTCAATAAGAAAGGGTGGTTCTAA
- a CDS encoding CPBP family intramembrane glutamic endopeptidase: MSVEPETSSPFSLRRIILGVLTLLVALVIGQALVNSWQEPQIASRLQLYQTDLLLEASEWDSSTLPEQSVTTIRQGLLGNDPIQTSLQQYQEVKATAEANLEASQNSGDGAMPGLPTDEAPQVPKRLRNAWQQQQQLVQQLDMRIGLLQAERGNLKQAQAAWSQLSQAADVQPGIQQTAQVLSRLWQEPAQVMPEAETQVQTYLDGWFRYRALERLYQVAGDDAAREALLAQERDAAEQTLLRLAVIGILPFLGGLAGTALLLFVVLQRWLQREQSWLMTNAGVTWDTPWSWEIIWQVLIVGFFFLGQIFLPLILGSLGLGLASLGSRGRALYATLYYLLMAAGGLAVLFFSIRAYRPLPPDWFRIDWKGGWRWGLGGYLAALPLMFGISLVNQQLWQGQGGSNPLLQTVLEENDAIALALFFFTAAIAAPVFEEILFRGFLLPSLTRYLPVSAAIGASSLLFATAHLSLSEVLPLTVLGIVLGTIYTRCRNLLAPILLHSAWNSITMAGLLLLGAG; encoded by the coding sequence ATGAGTGTCGAGCCAGAGACGTCTTCCCCCTTCTCCTTGCGACGAATCATCTTGGGGGTATTGACCCTGCTGGTGGCCCTGGTCATTGGCCAGGCGTTAGTCAATAGCTGGCAAGAACCCCAGATTGCCAGTCGCCTGCAGCTCTATCAAACCGATCTACTCCTGGAAGCCAGTGAGTGGGACAGTTCGACCTTGCCGGAGCAGTCTGTCACCACGATTCGCCAAGGGCTGTTAGGGAACGATCCGATCCAGACTAGCCTGCAGCAGTATCAAGAGGTAAAGGCGACGGCCGAGGCCAATCTAGAGGCATCTCAGAATTCAGGTGATGGGGCCATGCCAGGGCTCCCCACCGACGAGGCCCCCCAGGTGCCCAAACGACTGCGGAATGCCTGGCAACAGCAGCAGCAGTTAGTGCAGCAGCTGGATATGCGTATCGGCCTGCTGCAGGCAGAACGGGGGAATCTCAAGCAAGCCCAGGCGGCCTGGTCACAATTGAGCCAGGCGGCGGATGTCCAGCCTGGCATCCAGCAGACTGCTCAGGTGCTGAGTCGACTCTGGCAAGAGCCAGCCCAGGTGATGCCTGAGGCGGAGACCCAAGTGCAGACCTATCTAGATGGCTGGTTTCGCTATCGGGCCCTAGAGCGCCTCTACCAGGTGGCAGGGGATGATGCCGCCCGCGAGGCTCTACTGGCCCAGGAACGGGACGCCGCCGAGCAGACCCTACTGCGCCTGGCGGTCATTGGGATTTTGCCGTTCCTAGGGGGGCTGGCTGGAACGGCCTTGCTGCTGTTTGTGGTCTTGCAGCGTTGGCTGCAGCGAGAGCAATCGTGGCTGATGACTAATGCCGGGGTGACATGGGACACCCCGTGGTCATGGGAGATCATCTGGCAGGTGTTGATCGTCGGCTTTTTCTTCCTGGGCCAGATCTTCTTGCCGCTGATACTAGGTAGTCTGGGCTTAGGGTTGGCTAGTTTGGGCAGCCGGGGACGAGCTCTCTATGCCACCCTCTACTATCTCTTGATGGCTGCAGGCGGGTTGGCGGTGCTGTTTTTCTCCATCCGGGCGTATCGCCCCTTGCCCCCCGACTGGTTTCGCATCGACTGGAAGGGGGGGTGGCGTTGGGGCCTGGGTGGCTACTTGGCGGCCTTGCCCTTGATGTTTGGCATCTCGCTCGTCAATCAACAGCTCTGGCAGGGCCAGGGGGGGAGTAATCCCCTGTTGCAAACGGTCTTGGAAGAGAATGATGCGATCGCATTGGCCCTGTTTTTCTTCACCGCTGCCATCGCCGCCCCTGTCTTTGAAGAGATCCTATTTCGGGGGTTCCTGCTGCCGTCGCTGACCCGATACCTGCCGGTATCGGCGGCCATTGGGGCCAGTAGTTTACTCTTCGCCACGGCCCACCTCAGCCTCTCAGAGGTGTTGCCTCTAACGGTGTTGGGCATCGTTTTGGGGACGATCTACACCCGCTGCCGCAACCTGCTGGCCCCGATCCTGCTGCACAGCGCCTGGAATAGTATCACCATGGCGGGATTATTGCTTTTAGGCGCAGGATAA
- a CDS encoding histidine phosphatase family protein, whose protein sequence is MKTRVILVRHGQSSYNQRRLIQGHCDESTLTPEGVAQADVVGQALAGIPFDAIWSSPLQRAKMTTERVLAQLRQTVPALPEPHYTDDLKEISLPLWEGIPFTEAEANHPEEYRAWRQDPANLVMTMPTPEGGRRDFYPVRALYEQAAAGWQRLLAAHPGQTILVVAHSAINRALISTALGLGPERMNNLYQANCAINVLNVPAGVEQPAQLESMNLTGHLEQPLPPLRTSHRGPRLLLVRHGETEWNRQQRFQGQIDVPLNETGRRQGQQVAQFLRALTLDAAYSSPMARPQETAELILAHHPQLSLQLVEDLKEISHGEWEGKYEAEIEAGYPGMLQQWQQAPDTVQMPAGENLQQVWQRAISAWKQIVAAHSGGDRVQTVMVVAHDAINKAILCHVVGWGPEAFWRFKQGNGAVSVIDYPNGVDSSPVLSAVNITRHLSGSVLDKTAAGAL, encoded by the coding sequence CTGAAAACCCGTGTTATTCTGGTCCGCCATGGTCAGAGCAGTTACAATCAGCGGCGGCTAATCCAAGGTCACTGCGATGAGTCGACCTTGACCCCTGAGGGCGTTGCCCAGGCCGATGTAGTCGGGCAAGCCCTGGCTGGCATTCCCTTTGACGCCATCTGGTCGAGTCCGCTGCAGCGGGCCAAGATGACCACCGAGCGCGTGCTGGCTCAGCTGCGGCAGACCGTCCCAGCCCTACCTGAGCCTCACTACACCGATGACTTAAAGGAGATCAGCCTGCCCCTGTGGGAAGGCATTCCCTTCACCGAGGCAGAAGCCAATCATCCTGAGGAATATCGAGCCTGGCGGCAGGATCCGGCCAATCTGGTCATGACCATGCCTACCCCCGAGGGAGGCCGCCGCGACTTCTATCCAGTGCGGGCCCTCTATGAGCAAGCGGCCGCTGGCTGGCAACGCCTATTGGCAGCCCACCCTGGCCAGACCATCTTGGTGGTGGCCCATAGTGCCATCAATCGGGCTCTGATTAGCACCGCCTTGGGTCTAGGCCCCGAGCGGATGAATAATCTCTATCAGGCCAACTGTGCCATCAATGTGCTCAATGTCCCGGCGGGTGTGGAGCAGCCGGCCCAGCTGGAGTCGATGAACCTGACTGGGCATCTGGAGCAGCCGCTGCCGCCACTACGCACTAGTCACCGCGGCCCTCGTCTACTGCTAGTGCGCCACGGTGAAACGGAATGGAATCGGCAGCAACGGTTTCAGGGGCAGATCGATGTGCCCTTGAATGAGACTGGACGGCGCCAGGGCCAACAGGTGGCCCAATTCTTGCGGGCCCTGACGCTAGATGCGGCCTACAGTAGCCCCATGGCCCGTCCGCAGGAAACGGCCGAATTGATTCTGGCCCACCATCCCCAGTTGTCTCTGCAGTTAGTCGAGGATCTCAAGGAGATCAGCCACGGCGAGTGGGAAGGCAAATACGAAGCCGAGATCGAGGCAGGCTATCCCGGCATGTTGCAACAGTGGCAGCAAGCCCCAGACACGGTGCAGATGCCAGCCGGCGAAAACCTACAGCAGGTATGGCAGCGGGCCATCTCGGCCTGGAAGCAGATTGTGGCCGCCCACAGTGGGGGAGACCGGGTGCAGACGGTGATGGTGGTGGCCCATGATGCCATCAACAAGGCCATTCTCTGCCATGTGGTGGGCTGGGGACCAGAGGCCTTTTGGCGCTTTAAGCAGGGCAATGGCGCCGTGAGTGTGATTGACTACCCCAACGGGGTTGATAGCTCCCCGGTGCTCAGCGCCGTTAACATCACCCGCCATCTCTCGGGCAGCGTCTTGGATAAAACGGCGGCGGGGGCGCTGTGA
- a CDS encoding class I SAM-dependent methyltransferase, translating into MVESSQAPADTRSWDDLRHHYLIEKELANRLRHSTRTERIEHHLYTTLYDELFRRVPHHSQRSRKATDFTRYLINQRVDLITHFNPSSQGKSTLLDIGCGDGHLVKAASPHFQTVYALDVSAEIVKQTQLPDNATLVLSNGVDIPVPAASVDTAFSHQLMEHLHPDDAVEQLQAIFNSLKPGGCYICITPNRLCGPHDISKHFDAAATGFHLKEYTVSELYSIFKQANFAKVLLCKISGRSRVFTLTLNPVIVQGFRLVEAIVERQPRQRRHKIANNPLLFRNITLVGIK; encoded by the coding sequence ATGGTCGAGAGCAGCCAGGCCCCGGCAGATACTAGAAGTTGGGATGACTTAAGGCACCATTATCTGATCGAAAAAGAGCTGGCCAACCGACTACGACACTCCACCCGTACAGAGCGGATCGAGCATCATCTCTATACCACCCTCTATGATGAACTCTTTCGTCGGGTTCCCCATCATTCTCAACGGTCTAGAAAAGCGACCGATTTCACGCGATATCTGATCAACCAGCGAGTGGATCTAATCACCCATTTCAACCCCAGTTCCCAGGGCAAAAGCACCCTGCTAGACATCGGCTGCGGCGATGGCCACCTGGTCAAAGCAGCATCGCCTCACTTTCAGACGGTGTATGCCCTAGATGTATCCGCAGAAATCGTTAAACAGACTCAATTGCCTGACAACGCCACATTAGTCTTATCGAATGGTGTCGACATTCCCGTCCCCGCAGCCTCTGTGGACACGGCCTTTAGCCATCAGCTCATGGAGCATTTGCATCCCGATGATGCGGTAGAACAACTCCAGGCCATATTTAATTCTCTCAAACCAGGGGGATGCTACATCTGCATCACGCCCAATCGCCTCTGCGGCCCCCACGATATTTCCAAACACTTTGACGCCGCCGCCACCGGATTTCATCTCAAAGAATATACCGTCTCAGAGCTGTACTCCATTTTCAAGCAGGCCAACTTTGCCAAGGTCTTACTCTGCAAGATATCTGGCCGATCCCGCGTCTTTACGCTCACCCTAAATCCCGTGATTGTCCAGGGCTTCAGACTCGTCGAAGCCATCGTCGAGCGGCAACCCCGGCAGCGGCGCCACAAAATCGCCAACAATCCCCTCTTGTTCAGAAATATCACCCTGGTAGGAATCAAGTAA